The Microbacterium oleivorans genome contains the following window.
TCGACCTTGTCGAGCAGGGCGTCGATGGGCGGGTCGATGATGCCTTCGTTGCTTCCGGCCATGGCGGATCCTTCCGGGATCGATGTGGTGGAGAGTCTGCTGCCGCGCTGTGCGAGCGCAGGCATCCTGCCATTCTACAGTGCGCGGGCTCGGGTGCCGCCGGCGACGCGGTCAGTGCGCGAGCGCGGCGACCTCGGCGGCCGCCCGGGGCACCGTGTCGTTGACGACGCGGAAGTCGAACTCGCCCTGCGAGGCCAGCTCGACCCGGGCGGTGCGCAGGCGGCGCGCCCGCTCCTCGGCGTCCTCGGTGCCGCGACCGACCAACCGGTCGACGAGTTCGTCCCAGCTGGGCGGCAGCAGGAACACCAGGGTGGCGTCGGGCGCCGCGGAGCGCACCTGGCGGGCGCCCTGCAGATCGATCTCGAGCAGCACGGTGCGGCCCGCTGCCAGCGCCGCGTCGATGGGCGCGCGGGGCGTGCCGTAGCGATGCCGGTTGTGGACGGTGGCCCACTCCAGCAGGGCGTCCGCGGCGATGAGCCGATCGAACTCGGCGTCGTCGACGAAGTAGTAGTGCTCGCCGTCGACCTCCCCGGGCCGCGGAGAGCGCGTCGTCGCCGAGACCGAGAGCATGATCTCGGGGTGGTTGTCACGGATGTGCGCGGCCACCGTGCCCTTCCCCACGGCCGTGGGACCTGCGAGCACCAGCAGCCGAGATCGTCCGGAGCGGGGCTGCGGCTCGGGGAGGCGCGCGTCGAGGAACGCCTGCAGGTCGACACGCTGCCGCGAGCCCAGGCCGCCCAGCCTCTTCACCGGCGAGATGTCGAGATCGGCGAGGATGCGGTCGCGCTTGTTCTCGCCGATCGCCGGGATGGCCGTGAGGAAATCGGTGATGCGCAGGGAACCGGCGGCCGAGTCCGGGTCGGCCCACGCTCGACGGAGCAGCTCCTGCGGCGAGATGACGCGCATCGCGACATCCTTCTTCAGGCTCGCGCGCTCGCGCCGCACGGCGACGGCACGACGCGACGCGGCGACCCGGTCGACCTCGGGCGGGTGGGGGCGCTCAGCCACGGGCTTCCTCCTCGGGTGCGGCCGCGAGCTCGTCGCGGTGGGCCTCGATCGCGGCACCGACGCCGTCGGGACCGGCGTCGAGGATGCTGCGGCTCGCGCTCGCGATGACACGGGGAGCGTGAGACCCGAAGACGGCCCTCACCTCGCGCAGTCCGACTCCCTGCGCACCGAAGCCGGGCGCGAGGATGGGCGCACCGCGGAGCGCATCGTCCGACAGGCCGAGCTCGCGGCGGTCGACGGTGGCTCCCACCACCAGGCCGACCGGACCGAGTCGGCCCGCCGCGCCGGCCCCCCGGTTGGCCCAGCCGACGCCGGTGGCGACCCAGTCGGCGACGGTCTGACCGCGGCCGGCGTCGACGACGGTCACCTCGGCCGACTGCAGACCGGCCGCCTCGGGATTGCTGGTCGCGGCGAGGACGAAGACGCCCTTGCCCGCGCGGGCGGCCGCGGTGATGACGCCGCGCAGCGAGCCGGGTCCGAGGTACGGGCTCACCGTGACCGCGTCCGCCTCGAGCGGCGCGCCGGGCTCGAGCCAGGCTGCCGCGTAGCCGTCCATCGTGCTTCCGATGTCGCCTCGTTTGGCGTCGGCGATCACGATCAGCCCCGCTTCGCGCGCAGACGCCTGCACGTCCTCCAGCGCTGCGAAGCCCGCAGAGCCGTAGCGCTCGAAGAACGCGACCTGGGGTTTGACGATGCCCACCCGACCTGCTGCGGCCTCGACCACCCGCAGACCGAACTCGCGGGCGCCGGCAGCCGAGGCCGGCAGCCCCCACCCCGCCAGCAGCGCGGCATGCGGGTCTATCCCCACGCACAGCCGGCCGTGGCGCTCGAACGCGCGCTCGAGGCGCTCACCGAATCCGATCACACGCGCGCCGCCCGCTCGCGGGCGTAGTCCTGCAGGCTCTTGACCGCGAAGCCCTCGCGCAGCACCGGGAGCGCGCTGACGGCCGCGCCGAGCACGGCCATCGTCGTGAACAGCGCCCGGTCGCCGGCGACGGCGGCCGCTCGGATCTCGTAGCCGTCGGCGCGGGCCACACCGCCCGAAGGGGTGTTCACCACCATGTCGATCTCGCCCGCATTGATCAGGTCGACGACGTTGCGCTCCCCCGACTGCTGGGTCTCGGAGTACTTGCCGACGACCTCGACCCGGATGCCGTTGCGGGCGAGGATCTCAGCGGTGCCCTCGGTGGCCACGAGCCGGAAGCCGAGCTCCTGCAGCCGGTGGGCCGGCAGGATCACCGCTCGCTTGTCGTCGTCGGCGACCGAGAGGAACACCGTGCCCGAGGTCGGCATCCCGCCGTAGGCGGCAGCCTGGCTCTTGGCGAAGGCGGTCGGGAAGTCGCGATCGATGCCCATGACCTCGCCGGTCGAGCGCATCTCGGGGCCGAGCACGGAGTCGACGGTCCGGCCGTCCGCGGTGCGGAACCGCTTGAACGGGAGCACGGCCTCCTTCACGGCGACCGGCGCGTCCAACGGCACGCGCGAGCCGTCCTCGACGGGAAGCAGGCCTTCACCCTTGAGCTCGGCGATCGTCGAGCCGGCCATGATGCGCGAGGCGGCCTTGGCGAGCGGGATGCCCAGCGCCTTCGACACGAACGGCACCGTGCGGCTCGCGCGGGGGTTGGCCTCGATGACGTAGAGCACGCCGGCCGACACCGCGAACTGCACGTTCAGCAGCCCGCGCACCCCGACGCCGCGGGCGATGGCGAGGGTCGCGTCCCGCACGCGGTCGATCTCGGTGCGTCCGAGCGACATGGGCGGCAGGGTGCAGCTCGAGTCGCCGGAGTGGATGCCGGCCTCCTCGAGGTGCTCCATGACTCCGCCGATGTAGAGCTCGTCACCGTCGAACAGCGCGTCGACGTCCAGCTCCACGGCGTCGTCGAGGAACCGGTCGACCAGCAGCGGCAGGCCCGGCCCGATGATGGCCTGGTCGGCCACGCGTACGAAGTAGTCGCGCAGGCTGTCGGTGTCGTAGACGATCTCCATGCCGCGTCCGCCCAGGACGAAGCTCGGGCGCACCAGCACCGGGTACCCGATCGACTCGGCCACCGTGACGGCACCCTCGACGTCGATCGCGGTGCCGTTGCGCGGGGCGACGAGGCCCGCGTCGTCGAGCAGGCGCGAGAACAGCTCGCGCTCCTCGGCGAGATCGATCGCGGCGGGCTGCGTGCCGAGGATCGTGTACCCGGCCGCCTCGATGCCCTTCGCGAGGCCGAGCGGCGTCTGCCCGCCGAGCTGGCAGACGACGCCGAGGATCGTGCCGGACTTCGCCTCGGCGTGCAGCACCTCGAGGACGTCCTCGAGGGTCAGGGGCTCGAAGTAGAGCCGGTCGCTGGTGTCGTAGTCGGTCGAGACCGTCTCGGGGTTGCAGTTGACCATGATCGTCTCGTAGCCGGCATCCGACAGCGCGAAGCTCGCGTGCACGCACGAGTAGTCGAACTCGACACCCTGGCCGATGCGGTTCGGGCCCGAGCCGATGATGACGACCTTCGTGCGCTCCGAGGGCGTCACCTCGGTCTCGGTGTCGTACGAGGAGTAGTGGTACGGCGTGAGCGCCGGGAACTCTCCGGCGCAGGTGTCGACCGTCTTGAACACCGGACGGATGCCGAGCCCGTGGCGGGCGCTGCGCACCTCGTCCTCCTCCAGGCCGCGCAGCTGCGCGATCTGCGCGTCGCTGAAACCGTGGTCCTTCGCGATCCGCAGGACGTGCTCGTCGAGCTCCGCGGCGCCGGCGACGAACTCGGCGACCTCGTTGATGAGGGCGATCTGATCGAGGAACCACGGATCGATCGCGGTGGCCTCGAACGCCTGCTCGGTCGTGGCCCCCTTGCGCATCGCCTGCTGCAGCACGACGATGCGGCCGTCGGTGGGCGTCTTCGCGATCTCGAGCAGTTCCTCCGCGGATCGCGTCTCGTCGCCCCAGTGGAAGCTCGACCCGCGCTTCTCGAGCGAGCGGAGCGCCTTCTGCAGGGCCGTGGCGTAGTTGCGTCCGATCGCCATCGCCTCGCCCACCGACTTCATGGTGGTCGTCAGCGTGGTGTCGGCGGCGGGGAACTTCTCGAAGTTGAACCGGGGCACCTTCACCACGACGTAGTCGAGCGTGGGCTCGAAGCTCGCCGGCGTCACCTTGGTGATGTCGTTCGGGATCTCGTCGAGGCGGTACCCGATGGCGAGCTTGGCGGCGATCTTCGCGATCGGGAAGCCGGTCGCCTTCGACGCGAGAGCCGACGAGCGCGAGACGCGCGGGTTCATCTCGATGACGATGATGCGCCCCGTGGCCGGGTCGACGGCGAACTGGATGTTGCACCCGCCCGTGTCCACCCCGACGGCGCGGATGATGTCGATTCCGATGTCGCGGAGCTTCTGGTACTCGCGGTCGGTGAGGGTGAGCGCCGGGGCGACGGTGATCGAATCGCCGGTGTGCACGCCGACGGGGTCGACGTTCTCGATCGAGCACACGACGACGGTGTTGTCGGCCGTGTCGCGCATGAGCTCGAGCTCGTACTCCTTCCACCCGAGGATCGACTCCTCGAGCAGCACCTCGGTGGTGGGCGAGTCGCGCAGGCCTGCGCCGGCGATGCGGCGCAGGTCGTTCTCGTCGTAGGCGAAGCCCGACCCGAGACCGCCCATGGTGAACGAGGGGCGCACGACGAGCGGGTAGCCGAGCTCGGCGGCACCGGCGAGCACCTCGTCCATCGTGCGGCAGATGCGGCTGTCGGCCACGTCCGCACCCGAGTCCAGCACGAGCTGCTTGAAGATCTGGCGGTCCTCGCCCTTGTTGATCGCCTCGAAGTTCGCACCGATCAGTTCGATGTCGTACTTCTCGAGGATGCCGTTCTTGTGGAGGTCGATGGCCGCGTTGAGCGCGGTCTGGCCGCCGAGGGTCGGCAGGATCGCGTCGGGGCGCTCCTTGGCGATGATCGTCTCGATGACCTGCCAGGTGATCGGCTCGATGTAGGTGGCATCGGCGAAGTCGGGGTCGGTCATGATCGTCGCCGGGTTGGAGTTGACGAGGATGACGCGCACGCCCTCCTCGCGCAGGACCCGGCAGGCCTGGGTGCCGGAGTAGTCGAACTCGCAGGCCTGGCCGATGACGATCGGGCCGGACCCGATGACGAGGACGCTGTGGATGTCGTCGCGCTTGGGCATCAGTTGTCGTTCTCCTGGTTCGCGACGACGAGGTCGCGGAAGCGGTCGAAGAGGTAGTTGGCGTCGTGGGGACCGGCCGCGGCCTCGGGGTGGTACTGCACCGAGAAGGCGGGCAGATCGAGGGCGCGCAGTCCCTCGACGACGTTGTCGTTGAGCCCCACGTGGCTCACCTCGACGCGGCCGTAGCCGGCCGGGCTGTCGGTGACGCCCTCGGTGGGCGCATCGACGGCGAATCCGTGGTTGTGCGCCGTGATCTCGACGCGGCCCGTCTGCTTGTCGAGCACCGGCTGGTTGATCCCGCGGTGGCCGAACGGGAGCTTGTAGGTGCCGAAGCCGAGCGCACGCCCGAGCAGCTGGTTGCCGAAGCAGATGCCGAAGAACGGCAGCCGGGAGTCGAGCACATCGCGCAGGAGCGCGACGTGGTGATCGGATGCCGCGGGGTCGCCCGGACCGTTGGAGTAGAACACCGCGACCGGGTCGATGGCGCGCAGCTGGTCGATCGTGACGTTCTGGGGCAGGACATGCACATCGAAGCCGCGCGCCGCGAGGTTGTCGACCGTCGCCTGCTTCACGCCGAGGTCGAGCACGGCGAGGTTGCCGATGCGCTCCCCCGTGGCCGCCGTCACCTCGGCCGATGCCACCGAGACCTCGGCCGAGAGATTGCGGCCGCTCATCTGCGGTGCCTCGCGCACGATGCGCAGCTGCTCGTCGGGATCGATGTCGGCGGCGTCGCCGCTGAAGACGCCGCCGCGCATGGACCCGGCCGAGCGCAGCACGCGCGTGACCGCCCGGGTGTCGATGCCGCTGATGCCGACGATGCCGTCCTGCTCCAGAGATTCGTCGAGGGAGTTCTCGGAGCGCCAGTTCGACACGACGCGCGCCGGGTCGCGCACGATGTACCCGGCCACCCAGATGCGTCGGGACTCGACGTCCTCGGCGTTCATGCCGGTGTTCCCGATGTGCGGTGCCGTCTGCAGGACGATCTGACCGGCGTACGAGGGATCGGTGAGCGTCTCCTGGTACCCGGTCATGCCGGTGGCGAAGACGACCTCGCCGAGTGTGGTGCCGCGAGCGCCGTAGGCGCGTCCGACGTGGCGGGATCCGTCCTCGAGCACGAGAACGGCGGGGTCGCGGGTGAACAGGGTCACGCGTCGCCTCCTGGGGTCTGGGTGGGGGTCAGAACGGATCGGATGGCCTCGGCCAGGGCGCGGGCCGAGGCGGTCTGGGGCCGGAAGTAGCTGTCGACGACGCTCTCGCCGTCGATCCGCCAGCACAGGCGGGTCAGGCCCTGCTTCTCGACCACGCGGTCGATGGCGACCGTCGCCTGGTCGACGGAGACGATGCGGTCGGCCCGGATGAACAGGCGCGGCTGCCCGGTCAGGTCGATCGCGACGCCCGGCGCTGCGCCGCCGGCGACGATGACGTCGACCCGGGAGCGGAAGCCCAGACCGCGGATCGCGAGGCGCTCCAGCGGCTCGTCGTGGCGCGTCGTGGCGACGTAGAGGCCCGAAACGGAGGCGGTCTCGACCGCGCCGACGGGCAGTTCGCCCACGGGAGCGACGAGCCCGCCGTCGCGTCGAGTACGTCGTCGCCAGGCCCAGACGCCCAGGGCCAGCAGCACGAGTGCGACGGCGACCATGACCAGCAGGGCGCCCTCGCGGGTCATGCGAGCGCTCCCGGCTCGGCCAGGAGCGCGCCGTCGGCCACGGT
Protein-coding sequences here:
- a CDS encoding PH-like domain-containing protein, with the protein product MTREGALLVMVAVALVLLALGVWAWRRRTRRDGGLVAPVGELPVGAVETASVSGLYVATTRHDEPLERLAIRGLGFRSRVDVIVAGGAAPGVAIDLTGQPRLFIRADRIVSVDQATVAIDRVVEKQGLTRLCWRIDGESVVDSYFRPQTASARALAEAIRSVLTPTQTPGGDA
- the carB gene encoding carbamoyl-phosphate synthase large subunit; its protein translation is MPKRDDIHSVLVIGSGPIVIGQACEFDYSGTQACRVLREEGVRVILVNSNPATIMTDPDFADATYIEPITWQVIETIIAKERPDAILPTLGGQTALNAAIDLHKNGILEKYDIELIGANFEAINKGEDRQIFKQLVLDSGADVADSRICRTMDEVLAGAAELGYPLVVRPSFTMGGLGSGFAYDENDLRRIAGAGLRDSPTTEVLLEESILGWKEYELELMRDTADNTVVVCSIENVDPVGVHTGDSITVAPALTLTDREYQKLRDIGIDIIRAVGVDTGGCNIQFAVDPATGRIIVIEMNPRVSRSSALASKATGFPIAKIAAKLAIGYRLDEIPNDITKVTPASFEPTLDYVVVKVPRFNFEKFPAADTTLTTTMKSVGEAMAIGRNYATALQKALRSLEKRGSSFHWGDETRSAEELLEIAKTPTDGRIVVLQQAMRKGATTEQAFEATAIDPWFLDQIALINEVAEFVAGAAELDEHVLRIAKDHGFSDAQIAQLRGLEEDEVRSARHGLGIRPVFKTVDTCAGEFPALTPYHYSSYDTETEVTPSERTKVVIIGSGPNRIGQGVEFDYSCVHASFALSDAGYETIMVNCNPETVSTDYDTSDRLYFEPLTLEDVLEVLHAEAKSGTILGVVCQLGGQTPLGLAKGIEAAGYTILGTQPAAIDLAEERELFSRLLDDAGLVAPRNGTAIDVEGAVTVAESIGYPVLVRPSFVLGGRGMEIVYDTDSLRDYFVRVADQAIIGPGLPLLVDRFLDDAVELDVDALFDGDELYIGGVMEHLEEAGIHSGDSSCTLPPMSLGRTEIDRVRDATLAIARGVGVRGLLNVQFAVSAGVLYVIEANPRASRTVPFVSKALGIPLAKAASRIMAGSTIAELKGEGLLPVEDGSRVPLDAPVAVKEAVLPFKRFRTADGRTVDSVLGPEMRSTGEVMGIDRDFPTAFAKSQAAAYGGMPTSGTVFLSVADDDKRAVILPAHRLQELGFRLVATEGTAEILARNGIRVEVVGKYSETQQSGERNVVDLINAGEIDMVVNTPSGGVARADGYEIRAAAVAGDRALFTTMAVLGAAVSALPVLREGFAVKSLQDYARERAARV
- the carA gene encoding glutamine-hydrolyzing carbamoyl-phosphate synthase small subunit, with the translated sequence MTLFTRDPAVLVLEDGSRHVGRAYGARGTTLGEVVFATGMTGYQETLTDPSYAGQIVLQTAPHIGNTGMNAEDVESRRIWVAGYIVRDPARVVSNWRSENSLDESLEQDGIVGISGIDTRAVTRVLRSAGSMRGGVFSGDAADIDPDEQLRIVREAPQMSGRNLSAEVSVASAEVTAATGERIGNLAVLDLGVKQATVDNLAARGFDVHVLPQNVTIDQLRAIDPVAVFYSNGPGDPAASDHHVALLRDVLDSRLPFFGICFGNQLLGRALGFGTYKLPFGHRGINQPVLDKQTGRVEITAHNHGFAVDAPTEGVTDSPAGYGRVEVSHVGLNDNVVEGLRALDLPAFSVQYHPEAAAGPHDANYLFDRFRDLVVANQENDN
- the pyrF gene encoding orotidine-5'-phosphate decarboxylase, with the translated sequence MIGFGERLERAFERHGRLCVGIDPHAALLAGWGLPASAAGAREFGLRVVEAAAGRVGIVKPQVAFFERYGSAGFAALEDVQASAREAGLIVIADAKRGDIGSTMDGYAAAWLEPGAPLEADAVTVSPYLGPGSLRGVITAAARAGKGVFVLAATSNPEAAGLQSAEVTVVDAGRGQTVADWVATGVGWANRGAGAAGRLGPVGLVVGATVDRRELGLSDDALRGAPILAPGFGAQGVGLREVRAVFGSHAPRVIASASRSILDAGPDGVGAAIEAHRDELAAAPEEEARG
- the gmk gene encoding guanylate kinase, coding for MAERPHPPEVDRVAASRRAVAVRRERASLKKDVAMRVISPQELLRRAWADPDSAAGSLRITDFLTAIPAIGENKRDRILADLDISPVKRLGGLGSRQRVDLQAFLDARLPEPQPRSGRSRLLVLAGPTAVGKGTVAAHIRDNHPEIMLSVSATTRSPRPGEVDGEHYYFVDDAEFDRLIAADALLEWATVHNRHRYGTPRAPIDAALAAGRTVLLEIDLQGARQVRSAAPDATLVFLLPPSWDELVDRLVGRGTEDAEERARRLRTARVELASQGEFDFRVVNDTVPRAAAEVAALAH